One window from the genome of Streptomyces sp. NBC_00287 encodes:
- a CDS encoding glycoside hydrolase family 43 protein, producing the protein MPPLRRPDGRFANPVIPGFHPDPSVCRVGDDYYLACSSFEYFPGVPLFHSRDLVHWTQIGNALDRPEQLRLSDAGSSGGIYAPTLRHHDGRFWLIVTNCSEGGGNLIVTATDPAGPWSDPIWAPGVPGIDPDLVWDEDGTCWCTVAGGRQVRFDPSTGQTYGTPHQLWAGGPGAKAPEAPHLYRIGDYWYLLIAEGGTERGHGVSIARGLTPSGPFEPCPANPILTHRGTDHPVQNTGHADLVQGPDGSWWMVLLGVRPGGGTPGWHVLGRETFLAPVTWVDDWPVVGEVALDLPELPWPLSPGPVEEHRDDFELAELRPYWISLRDRLAEHCTTKERPGWLTLRARGGSLDEPDVVFAGRRQQHLSCRARTLVDAAEGSGGLAVRLDERHHYAIEASGTEVQVTARIGSLRTAVATRSVPAGPVVLAVTITQPPSPHGPCTGPDVVSLGIEEPDGTFTELATLDGRYLSTEVAGGFTGRVIGMYAAEGTVHFDWFDYEPLDD; encoded by the coding sequence GTGCCCCCTCTGCGCCGGCCGGACGGACGCTTCGCCAACCCCGTGATCCCCGGCTTCCACCCCGACCCCAGCGTCTGCCGTGTCGGCGACGACTACTACCTGGCCTGCTCCAGCTTCGAGTACTTCCCCGGGGTTCCCCTCTTCCACAGCCGTGACCTGGTGCACTGGACGCAGATCGGCAACGCCCTGGACCGGCCGGAGCAGTTGCGGCTGTCGGACGCGGGGTCCTCCGGCGGGATCTACGCACCCACGCTGCGCCACCACGACGGCCGGTTCTGGCTGATCGTCACCAACTGCAGCGAGGGCGGCGGCAATCTGATCGTCACGGCCACCGACCCCGCAGGACCGTGGTCGGACCCCATCTGGGCGCCGGGGGTCCCCGGCATCGATCCCGACCTGGTCTGGGACGAGGACGGCACCTGCTGGTGCACGGTCGCCGGGGGCCGACAGGTCCGCTTCGACCCGTCCACCGGGCAGACCTACGGCACACCGCACCAGCTCTGGGCCGGCGGGCCCGGCGCCAAGGCCCCGGAGGCGCCTCACCTGTACCGGATCGGCGACTACTGGTACCTGCTCATCGCGGAGGGCGGCACCGAGCGCGGCCATGGTGTCTCGATCGCCCGCGGCCTTACGCCCAGCGGCCCGTTCGAGCCGTGCCCGGCCAACCCGATCCTCACCCACCGCGGCACCGACCACCCCGTCCAGAACACCGGGCACGCCGACCTGGTCCAAGGCCCCGACGGCTCCTGGTGGATGGTGCTGCTCGGCGTCCGACCGGGCGGCGGCACGCCGGGCTGGCACGTGCTCGGCCGGGAGACCTTCCTGGCCCCCGTGACCTGGGTGGACGACTGGCCGGTCGTCGGCGAGGTCGCTCTGGACCTGCCCGAACTCCCGTGGCCGCTCTCCCCCGGCCCTGTCGAGGAGCACCGGGACGACTTCGAGCTCGCCGAACTTCGGCCGTACTGGATCTCCCTGCGCGACCGGCTCGCCGAGCACTGCACCACCAAGGAGCGCCCCGGATGGCTGACGCTCCGCGCGCGGGGCGGCTCCCTGGACGAGCCCGACGTGGTGTTCGCGGGCCGGCGCCAGCAGCATCTGTCATGCCGGGCGCGCACTCTGGTCGATGCCGCGGAGGGAAGCGGTGGCCTCGCCGTGCGGCTGGACGAGCGGCACCACTACGCGATCGAGGCGTCCGGCACAGAGGTCCAAGTGACCGCGCGCATCGGTTCGTTGCGGACGGCCGTAGCCACGCGGTCCGTGCCCGCCGGGCCGGTGGTCCTCGCCGTCACGATCACGCAGCCGCCGTCTCCGCACGGACCGTGCACCGGACCCGACGTCGTCTCCCTGGGCATCGAGGAGCCCGACGGCACGTTCACCGAGCTCGCGACCCTCGACGGCCGCTACCTGTCGACCGAGGTCGCCGGCGGCTTCACGGGCCGGGTCATCGGCATGTACGCCGCGGAAGGCACCGTCCACTTCGACTGGTTCGACTACGAGCCCCTCGACGACTGA
- a CDS encoding alpha-galactosidase has translation MTAAGHGCGWSGNRLVGTDLGGRLRHRSHRATRDGDWHTLTVHLHDPETGLVAEVTYRSPNGIPVLRSEVTLRNAGQTTLHLESVSSLAVGCLTPQDPAALDAADLLWAENDWLAECRWQLQPMRLTTPSLSGRVSYGHGRAGFALNGQGAWSSCGHLPMGGLTDRRTGRTWVWQIEHNGGDWRWECEERDKAAYAALFGPTDTHHGWRHSLEPGAVFRTVPAALSFSADGGPDAAFAALTRYRRAQRRPHADHQRLPVIFNDYMNCLMGDPTTEKLLPLIDAAADTGAEYFVIDAGWYDGDNGGWWDSVGAWEPAASRFPGSRGIHEVLDRIRERGMVPGLWLEPEVIGVRSPMAKSLPDEAFFRRDGVRVTEAGRHHLDLRHPAAPAHLDQVVDRLVGEWGVGYLKLDHNIDPGSGTSAHPGLLHGQRAPRPVPQAVPSWPLGLPAWDHPWVALALRTPATTYLTAWRRPGNDTTATLQLPHLRDTAARADLLYRSSGLSRSESAQPHAPNGLGRTGPRRTQPRGGDTHPVRGPGPGGRFPKPGSQPSHDRVKPPRARSPASS, from the coding sequence GTGACGGCCGCGGGTCACGGCTGTGGCTGGTCGGGCAACCGCCTCGTGGGCACCGATCTCGGCGGGCGGCTGCGCCACCGGAGCCACCGCGCGACCCGCGACGGCGACTGGCACACACTGACCGTGCACCTCCACGATCCGGAAACCGGGCTGGTCGCGGAGGTGACCTACCGATCACCGAACGGCATCCCCGTGCTCCGCAGCGAGGTGACCCTGCGCAACGCAGGGCAGACCACGCTGCACCTGGAGTCGGTCAGCTCGCTCGCGGTGGGTTGCCTCACCCCTCAGGATCCGGCGGCCCTCGACGCCGCGGACCTGCTGTGGGCGGAGAACGACTGGCTCGCCGAATGCCGCTGGCAGCTACAGCCGATGCGCCTGACCACACCGTCCCTCAGCGGACGCGTGAGCTACGGGCACGGCAGAGCGGGCTTCGCCCTCAACGGACAGGGCGCCTGGTCCAGTTGCGGACACCTCCCCATGGGCGGCCTGACGGACCGGCGTACCGGCCGCACCTGGGTGTGGCAGATCGAGCACAACGGCGGGGACTGGCGCTGGGAGTGCGAAGAGCGGGACAAGGCGGCCTACGCGGCGCTGTTCGGACCCACCGACACCCACCACGGCTGGCGGCACTCCCTTGAACCCGGCGCCGTCTTCCGCACCGTACCCGCCGCCTTGTCCTTCAGCGCCGACGGCGGCCCCGACGCCGCGTTCGCCGCGCTGACCCGCTACCGCCGTGCCCAGCGCCGACCGCACGCCGACCACCAGCGCCTGCCCGTCATTTTCAACGACTACATGAACTGCCTCATGGGCGACCCCACGACCGAGAAGCTGCTGCCGCTCATCGACGCGGCGGCCGACACGGGCGCGGAGTACTTCGTGATCGACGCCGGCTGGTACGACGGCGACAACGGCGGCTGGTGGGACAGCGTCGGCGCCTGGGAACCTGCCGCCTCCCGGTTCCCCGGGTCGCGCGGGATCCACGAGGTGCTGGACCGCATCCGGGAGCGCGGCATGGTTCCCGGCCTGTGGCTGGAGCCGGAGGTGATCGGCGTGCGCAGCCCCATGGCCAAGTCCCTGCCCGACGAGGCGTTCTTCCGCCGCGACGGCGTCCGTGTCACGGAGGCCGGCCGGCACCACCTGGACCTGCGCCACCCGGCTGCCCCTGCCCACCTGGACCAGGTCGTGGACCGCCTGGTGGGTGAGTGGGGTGTCGGCTACCTCAAGCTCGACCACAACATCGACCCCGGCTCCGGCACCAGCGCCCACCCCGGCCTTCTCCATGGCCAACGCGCTCCTCGGCCGGTGCCGCAAGCCGTGCCGTCCTGGCCGCTCGGCCTTCCTGCCTGGGACCACCCCTGGGTCGCCCTGGCCCTGCGTACTCCCGCCACCACCTACCTCACCGCCTGGCGCCGCCCCGGAAACGACACCACGGCGACGCTTCAGCTGCCCCACCTGCGGGACACCGCCGCCCGTGCCGACCTGCTCTACCGTTCCTCTGGACTGAGCAGGAGTGAATCCGCTCAGCCGCACGCCCCGAACGGTCTTGGGCGCACTGGTCCCCGGCGTACTCAACCCCGGGGCGGCGACACGCATCCTGTGCGTGGTCCGGGCCCGGGAGGTCGGTTCCCAAAGCCCGGAAGCCAACCATCACACGATCGAGTTAAACCGCCTCGTGCACGCTCCCCGGCAAGCAGCTGA